In Paenibacillus hexagrammi, the following are encoded in one genomic region:
- a CDS encoding cobalamin B12-binding domain-containing protein, which produces MFYSASEQLSELLLTGNHQEMWRLLRQHVDAGKNSLYIYDSLLTSSMRHVGYLWEQNLISVADEHLASILCNLAIANYKVLIGGTSKIRQKRAMFLCVEGEQHELGVKMISSYFEEFDWDARCFGPNLPLEYAMSAAMNWKPQVIGISVALAYHVPQLREYIHALENLSHKPMIMVGGRAASVLDLKPYVSEKTVIFKDLYELHSWLEANSTQQLRQTWG; this is translated from the coding sequence ATGTTTTACTCAGCCTCTGAACAACTGTCTGAGCTTCTGCTTACGGGAAATCATCAAGAAATGTGGCGACTGCTGCGGCAGCATGTCGATGCCGGAAAGAACAGCTTATATATTTATGATTCCTTACTTACTTCCTCGATGAGGCATGTCGGCTACTTATGGGAGCAAAATCTCATTTCAGTAGCGGACGAGCATTTAGCATCCATTCTTTGCAATCTTGCAATCGCTAACTACAAGGTGCTAATCGGAGGGACTTCCAAAATCCGACAAAAACGAGCTATGTTCCTATGTGTGGAAGGTGAACAGCACGAGCTCGGCGTTAAAATGATTTCTTCCTATTTCGAAGAATTCGATTGGGACGCCCGGTGCTTTGGACCTAATCTACCACTTGAATACGCTATGTCTGCTGCCATGAATTGGAAGCCCCAAGTCATCGGTATTTCTGTTGCCTTAGCCTATCACGTTCCGCAATTGCGAGAATACATTCATGCTTTAGAGAATCTCTCGCATAAACCTATGATCATGGTTGGGGGACGCGCGGCAAGTGTGCTTGACTTAAAACCTTATGTATCAGAGAAGACCGTTATCTTTAAAGACCTATACGAGCTGCACAGCTGGCTCGAAGCTAACTCCACGCAACAATTACGGCAAACATGGGGGTGA
- a CDS encoding bile acid:sodium symporter family protein: protein MLAQLNKKLEKILPLITPVSVFIGVLLGSHLSAYTFLSPWLFAFMTFSGSIGSSFKEFVKVITQPLPLVMTLIILHVLMPLLALGVGHVVYVGDSFTITGLLLAAAIPTGITSFVWVAIYRGNTVLTLSIILVDTVLSPFVVPFTLSAFIGAKVEMDTWGMMQGLFLMIVLPSLAGMLLNQWTKGTIKEQWGPRLGPFSKITMGVVVAINGAVVSPYLRNLNSKVIGMAAIVLLLAFFGYMLGWLLAVLLRWDRDTTVALTFNGGMRNISAGAVLAVTYFPAPVAIPVVLGMLFQQSLASLFGYLLGKRYGSRESEALA, encoded by the coding sequence ATGCTAGCGCAGCTCAACAAAAAGCTCGAAAAAATACTGCCCTTAATCACACCTGTCAGTGTCTTTATCGGCGTCCTGCTAGGCAGCCATTTATCAGCTTATACGTTTCTGTCTCCATGGTTATTTGCTTTCATGACATTCTCGGGCAGCATCGGCTCCAGTTTCAAGGAGTTTGTAAAGGTGATCACTCAGCCGCTGCCGCTGGTGATGACACTCATCATCCTGCACGTGCTGATGCCTCTGCTGGCGCTTGGCGTCGGACATGTCGTATATGTGGGTGACTCCTTCACGATTACGGGACTTCTGCTTGCTGCGGCAATCCCGACCGGCATTACCAGCTTCGTCTGGGTAGCCATCTACCGCGGAAACACGGTCCTTACTCTTTCCATTATCCTTGTTGATACGGTGTTGTCTCCGTTTGTCGTACCCTTCACGCTATCAGCGTTCATCGGGGCAAAGGTCGAAATGGATACATGGGGCATGATGCAAGGCTTATTCCTCATGATTGTGCTGCCTTCACTTGCAGGTATGCTGCTTAATCAATGGACGAAGGGTACGATTAAAGAGCAGTGGGGACCTCGACTCGGGCCCTTCTCCAAAATAACAATGGGCGTTGTGGTGGCCATCAATGGAGCCGTCGTTTCGCCTTACTTGCGAAATCTAAACAGCAAAGTAATCGGCATGGCCGCCATTGTACTTCTGCTTGCGTTCTTCGGTTATATGCTCGGATGGCTGCTTGCCGTACTCTTGCGTTGGGACCGTGATACCACAGTGGCCTTAACCTTCAACGGCGGTATGCGGAATATTAGCGCAGGAGCCGTTCTTGCCGTTACTTATTTTCCAGCGCCTGTAGCTATCCCCGTCGTGCTCGGCATGCTGTTCCAGCAGTCTCTCGCCTCCTTGTTCGGTTATTTGCTCGGGAAGCGGTACGGCTCCCGGGAATCGGAAGCTCTCGCGTAA
- a CDS encoding CheR family methyltransferase, whose product MTTNNDSLQDHRVPGVTTSSHRHYVVGIGASAGGLEALEQFFDHMHPSSGMSFVVIQHLSPHYKSFMAELLAGHTSMEILVAEDQMKIHENCIYLIPPNKTMTLNDGKLQLADLVPNSGLNMPIDMFFHSLAKDCGSQAIGVILSGTGSDGSKGIAAIKDAGGLVLVQDDTTAKFDGMPVSARLTGFVDAVMPPEEMAQKLLEISQSSSMSQHIPVDFTSTNQTDLYIKQIFDMIKQSSGIDFNYYKRNSVFRRIERRMVLSNMHNLPEYTEFLRQNHSEQTALRKDLLIGVTQFFRDEEAFAIIRDKVLPAIFEEKKQDLEIRVWIAGCSTGEEAYSLAILLKEYMMQMDELYSIKIFATDLDKDSIEYASTGIYPESAVKNMPADLRSRYFTKDDDTYRINKELRKMIVFAPHNITKDPPFSNLDLITCRNMLIYLTPEMQRKVLSMFHFVLNSKGVLFLGPSESIGRLTNQFDSIDRRWNIFQHKRMKDVVYTGNMEVASSEPRTVRSNYRQNPKPYPHLLDEPSIKRPDDVYSTFVDEHMPPSIVIDENNDIIHLSGDINPFLSLSKGRPSWNLYKMVEPHLSVAIATAFQKVRREKRPIIYKSLRLREKEDGEFINLTVKPFSMKNKEFEKLALVTFERAQKREDTVIVAEEHFDVSSNVNQRVIELEMELQRAEETLQATVEELETSNEELQATNEELVAANEELQSTNEELQSVNEELVTVNTEYQYKIQELTELNNDMNNFLVSTKIGTIFLDKNMCIRRFTPAITKEINLLDVDYGRPISHISHNFKYENLVKESKKVLKTLTPVEKEVQSNSGKWYSMRILPYRTADNFISGIVLTFVEITELKLANTELVKLSYAVEQSPSISIIADLEGRIEYVNPYFTSLTGFVLEDVMGRNLRFLNTWESEGHPQYREIWDTVTSGHTWTGELESRKKNGEVFWEAVRIVPIKNKKGKTVHYLKVAEDITDKRTTEELLRKSEMLSAVGQLAAGIAHEIRNPLTALKGFTKLLTSGKHNDSYIRVMSDELNRIEEIVSELLVLAKPQLLEYSPKFIEDIMKDVIMLLDTQAIMNSVEIQFEGSGCLVNCVENQIKQVFINILKNAIEAMPSGGIINVNIRKEQDERVTVTVVDSGTGIPEDKLPKLGEPFYSTKEKGTGLGLMVSYKIIENHMGTIAYASKQGVGTTVTIVLPLHAQA is encoded by the coding sequence GTGACAACTAATAATGATAGCCTGCAGGATCATAGGGTTCCAGGCGTAACTACAAGCAGTCATCGACATTACGTCGTTGGTATCGGCGCTTCGGCGGGCGGTTTGGAAGCCCTCGAGCAGTTCTTTGATCATATGCATCCTTCTAGCGGCATGTCCTTCGTTGTCATACAGCATTTGTCTCCCCATTATAAAAGCTTTATGGCAGAGTTGCTAGCGGGACATACATCCATGGAGATTCTTGTAGCAGAAGATCAGATGAAGATTCATGAGAATTGCATCTACTTGATTCCGCCGAATAAGACGATGACATTGAATGATGGTAAGCTGCAACTTGCGGATCTGGTGCCAAACTCAGGGCTGAACATGCCGATCGATATGTTTTTTCATTCATTGGCTAAAGATTGTGGGAGCCAAGCCATAGGCGTCATTTTATCGGGAACCGGCAGTGACGGTTCTAAAGGTATTGCTGCAATTAAGGATGCAGGGGGCCTTGTCTTGGTCCAGGACGATACGACGGCTAAGTTCGACGGCATGCCTGTCAGCGCTAGGTTGACCGGTTTTGTGGATGCTGTGATGCCGCCGGAAGAAATGGCGCAGAAGCTGCTAGAAATCAGCCAAAGCTCGTCGATGTCGCAGCACATTCCCGTCGATTTTACTTCCACCAATCAAACGGATTTATATATTAAGCAAATTTTCGACATGATCAAGCAGTCCAGTGGGATCGATTTTAATTACTATAAGAGAAACAGCGTCTTTCGCCGTATCGAGAGACGTATGGTGCTTAGCAACATGCATAATTTGCCGGAATATACGGAGTTCTTGAGGCAAAATCATTCGGAGCAGACGGCCTTGCGCAAAGATTTACTGATTGGGGTCACCCAGTTCTTTCGTGATGAAGAAGCGTTCGCTATTATTCGGGACAAGGTGCTGCCGGCAATTTTTGAAGAGAAAAAACAGGATCTGGAGATTCGGGTTTGGATTGCGGGTTGTTCGACAGGAGAAGAAGCATATTCACTGGCTATTCTGTTGAAAGAATATATGATGCAGATGGACGAGCTGTATTCGATTAAAATTTTTGCAACCGATCTGGATAAAGATTCTATCGAATATGCTAGCACGGGGATCTATCCGGAAAGTGCTGTGAAGAACATGCCTGCCGATTTACGCAGCCGTTACTTTACGAAGGACGATGATACTTACAGAATCAATAAAGAGCTCCGTAAAATGATCGTATTCGCACCGCATAATATTACGAAGGATCCTCCATTCAGCAATTTGGATCTCATTACGTGCCGAAATATGCTGATCTATCTCACGCCGGAAATGCAGCGGAAAGTGCTGTCAATGTTCCATTTCGTGCTGAACTCCAAAGGCGTACTCTTTCTGGGACCAAGCGAAAGCATCGGAAGACTCACCAATCAGTTCGATTCGATTGACCGTAGGTGGAATATTTTTCAGCACAAACGAATGAAAGATGTGGTGTATACAGGCAATATGGAAGTTGCCTCTTCAGAGCCGCGAACGGTTAGATCCAATTACCGGCAAAATCCCAAACCATACCCGCATCTACTTGATGAGCCTAGCATAAAGCGGCCGGACGATGTGTACTCGACGTTTGTCGACGAGCATATGCCGCCCAGTATCGTCATTGATGAGAATAATGACATCATCCATTTAAGCGGAGATATCAACCCGTTCCTGTCACTGTCGAAGGGCAGACCTAGCTGGAATCTGTACAAAATGGTCGAGCCTCATCTATCGGTTGCGATTGCAACTGCCTTCCAAAAAGTGCGGAGAGAAAAAAGGCCCATCATTTATAAATCGCTAAGGCTTCGTGAGAAAGAGGATGGTGAATTCATCAATTTGACGGTGAAGCCGTTCTCTATGAAGAACAAGGAGTTTGAGAAGCTGGCTTTAGTCACGTTTGAGAGGGCCCAGAAGCGGGAAGATACCGTGATTGTGGCGGAGGAGCATTTTGACGTATCCAGCAATGTGAACCAGCGTGTGATTGAGCTGGAGATGGAGCTCCAAAGAGCCGAAGAAACGCTGCAGGCAACGGTAGAGGAACTGGAAACCTCGAATGAGGAGCTTCAAGCAACGAATGAAGAGCTTGTCGCGGCGAACGAGGAGCTGCAAAGCACGAACGAAGAGCTTCAATCGGTCAATGAAGAGCTGGTAACGGTAAATACGGAATACCAATACAAGATTCAGGAATTGACTGAGCTCAATAATGACATGAACAACTTTCTGGTCAGCACGAAAATCGGTACGATTTTTTTGGATAAGAACATGTGTATTCGTAGATTTACACCTGCTATTACCAAGGAAATTAACCTGCTGGATGTGGACTACGGCCGTCCGATCAGTCATATTTCGCATAATTTTAAATACGAGAATTTGGTCAAGGAATCCAAGAAGGTGCTCAAGACATTGACGCCTGTTGAAAAAGAGGTTCAGAGCAATTCCGGCAAATGGTACAGCATGCGGATCCTGCCCTACCGGACAGCGGATAACTTCATCAGCGGGATTGTACTGACATTTGTTGAAATCACAGAACTGAAATTAGCGAATACTGAATTGGTTAAGCTCTCCTATGCGGTGGAGCAAAGCCCGAGCATCTCTATTATCGCCGATCTGGAAGGCCGCATCGAGTACGTCAACCCGTACTTTACTTCATTAACCGGGTTTGTGCTGGAAGATGTCATGGGCCGGAACCTGCGGTTTCTCAATACATGGGAAAGTGAGGGTCATCCCCAGTACAGGGAAATATGGGATACGGTTACTTCCGGACATACATGGACGGGAGAACTGGAAAGCAGGAAGAAGAACGGGGAAGTGTTCTGGGAAGCGGTACGGATTGTACCGATCAAGAACAAGAAAGGAAAGACGGTTCATTATCTGAAGGTTGCCGAGGATATTACGGATAAACGAACGACAGAGGAGCTGCTTCGGAAGTCCGAGATGCTATCTGCTGTAGGGCAGCTGGCAGCTGGTATTGCTCACGAGATTCGCAATCCGTTAACGGCTCTGAAGGGCTTTACGAAGCTGCTGACATCAGGCAAGCATAACGACAGCTATATCCGGGTCATGTCGGATGAGCTCAACCGAATCGAAGAGATTGTCAGCGAGCTGCTGGTACTGGCCAAGCCTCAGTTGCTGGAATATTCACCGAAATTTATTGAAGACATTATGAAAGACGTCATTATGCTGCTTGACACGCAGGCGATTATGAACAGTGTTGAGATTCAGTTTGAAGGCTCCGGCTGTTTAGTCAATTGTGTGGAGAACCAGATCAAGCAGGTTTTTATTAATATTTTGAAAAATGCTATTGAGGCCATGCCATCCGGCGGCATCATCAACGTGAACATTCGTAAGGAACAGGATGAGCGAGTGACAGTTACGGTGGTGGATAGTGGCACAGGTATTCCGGAGGACAAGCTTCCTAAGCTGGGTGAGCCATTCTACTCAACGAAGGAAAAAGGAACCGGACTAGGACTTATGGTCAGCTATAAAATCATCGAAAACCATATGGGCACAATCGCATATGCCAGTAAGCAAGGCGTCGGTACTACCGTGACGATTGTATTGCCGCTGCACGCCCAGGCCTAA
- the thiS gene encoding sulfur carrier protein ThiS — MKLHINGQSVEVPDSITTVTELLAHFDLADKMLVVELNQAILQKRRT, encoded by the coding sequence TTGAAATTGCACATTAACGGTCAGTCGGTTGAGGTTCCTGATTCGATCACAACAGTCACAGAGCTTTTGGCTCATTTTGATTTGGCTGACAAGATGCTGGTTGTTGAACTGAACCAGGCTATTTTGCAAAAAAGAAGAACATGA
- a CDS encoding thiazole synthase, with protein sequence MLKIGHYEFESRLLLGTGKFPDFHIQKEAVDVSGSQILTFAVRRMNIFEASQPNFLSMLDVSKFTLLPNTAGAKTAEEAVRIAKLAKASGLCDMIKVEVIGDEKTLLPDPVETLKASEMLLEEGFIVLPYTSDDVLLAKRLQDLGVHAIMPGASPIGTGLGIVNPLNLSFIIEQARVPVIVDAGIGAPSDAAMAMEMGADGVLLNTAVSGAKDPVKMALAMKLAIEAGRAGFEAGRIPKKRYASASSPMEGFSRV encoded by the coding sequence ATGTTAAAAATTGGCCATTATGAATTCGAATCACGTTTACTTCTAGGAACTGGTAAATTCCCGGATTTCCACATTCAAAAGGAAGCTGTTGATGTCAGCGGGTCGCAAATTCTGACCTTTGCGGTTAGAAGAATGAATATTTTTGAAGCCAGCCAGCCGAACTTCTTGTCTATGCTGGATGTGAGCAAGTTCACGCTGCTGCCCAACACAGCGGGCGCTAAAACAGCAGAGGAAGCGGTGCGCATTGCCAAGCTGGCTAAGGCATCCGGTCTTTGCGACATGATCAAGGTTGAAGTAATTGGCGACGAAAAGACGCTGCTTCCCGATCCGGTTGAGACCTTAAAAGCATCAGAAATGCTGCTGGAAGAAGGCTTTATCGTGCTGCCTTATACGTCGGACGATGTGCTGCTCGCCAAGCGTTTGCAGGACCTAGGCGTTCATGCCATTATGCCGGGGGCTTCGCCGATCGGCACAGGCCTTGGCATCGTGAATCCGCTCAATTTAAGCTTTATTATTGAGCAAGCGCGCGTGCCGGTGATCGTGGATGCCGGAATCGGAGCTCCTTCGGATGCGGCTATGGCGATGGAGATGGGAGCGGACGGCGTCCTGCTCAATACGGCAGTTTCAGGAGCGAAGGACCCTGTGAAAATGGCGCTTGCCATGAAGCTTGCGATTGAAGCGGGTCGCGCGGGCTTTGAAGCTGGACGCATTCCAAAGAAGCGTTATGCATCGGCGAGCAGCCCGATGGAAGGCTTCAGCCGGGTGTAG
- the thiO gene encoding glycine oxidase ThiO → MYNKQMHEVIVVGGGVIGCSIAYELAKKGQRVILLERGRIGQEATQAAAGMLGAQSEMEDVGPLFQWSRISRSLFPRLSEELKEVTGIDMGLNREGLLHIALNDEQRHELIRRERLHSSVRARAEWLSAKEAAQLEPQLGEDLLGALYLPDDGQVDAPLLGQALAKAASIRGVELREYMQVLGLLTEGEKVLGVMTSDGPIYGNQVIVAAGTWSSQLLSGIGVELPMYPVKGECFSVLERSPRLRKTLFTHGCYIVPKAGGRLVVGATMVPGSYDRKVTVAGLAQLMERAAGLVPSIAEAEWEKAWTGLRPQTADGLPYIGAIPGIEGLYAATGHYRNGILLSPITGRVMADLVSGGSGAEIFSSDEQAAQKETILGGSGGRDGAESRHGSTGDRAEAESRHEGSEDRAVMESRHGGTGERVGAGSGHEWSGDQAGTEATMEVWKAFCPSRRLVTDQLLGEKRHSEKELITIEIAH, encoded by the coding sequence ATGTACAACAAACAAATGCATGAAGTCATTGTCGTCGGCGGTGGTGTGATTGGCTGCTCCATCGCCTATGAGCTGGCGAAGAAAGGGCAGCGTGTCATCCTGCTCGAGCGAGGGCGAATTGGGCAAGAGGCAACGCAAGCTGCCGCAGGAATGCTGGGGGCGCAATCCGAAATGGAGGATGTAGGCCCATTGTTTCAATGGTCGAGAATCAGCCGGAGTTTATTCCCGCGCCTCTCCGAGGAACTGAAGGAGGTCACCGGCATCGATATGGGCTTGAACCGAGAGGGGCTGCTCCACATAGCGCTTAACGATGAGCAGCGTCATGAGCTGATCCGGCGCGAGCGATTACATAGCAGCGTTAGAGCGAGAGCTGAGTGGCTCTCAGCAAAGGAAGCGGCTCAATTAGAGCCTCAGCTAGGCGAAGACTTGCTTGGCGCCCTATATCTTCCGGATGACGGTCAAGTGGATGCACCGCTTTTAGGGCAGGCGCTGGCTAAGGCGGCGTCGATTCGGGGAGTGGAGCTTCGAGAATACATGCAGGTGCTGGGCCTTCTTACAGAGGGAGAGAAAGTACTCGGTGTCATGACCTCTGACGGTCCGATCTATGGTAATCAGGTTATTGTTGCTGCCGGAACGTGGAGCAGTCAGCTATTATCCGGGATCGGAGTGGAACTGCCGATGTATCCCGTTAAGGGAGAGTGTTTTTCCGTGCTGGAACGAAGTCCTCGGCTGCGTAAAACACTATTCACGCATGGCTGCTACATCGTGCCGAAGGCGGGCGGCCGTCTGGTTGTTGGGGCGACGATGGTACCGGGCAGCTATGACCGCAAAGTGACGGTAGCCGGCTTAGCTCAGTTGATGGAACGAGCGGCAGGGCTGGTGCCGTCCATTGCTGAAGCGGAATGGGAAAAAGCATGGACCGGTCTCCGCCCGCAGACAGCGGATGGCTTGCCCTACATAGGTGCCATACCCGGGATCGAAGGGCTTTATGCGGCGACAGGCCATTACCGCAATGGTATTTTGCTTAGCCCGATCACTGGACGGGTGATGGCAGACCTGGTTTCAGGAGGCAGCGGCGCGGAGATTTTTAGCAGTGATGAGCAAGCAGCGCAAAAAGAGACGATACTCGGAGGCTCGGGCGGTCGAGACGGAGCGGAGTCGAGGCATGGAAGTACGGGCGATCGGGCAGAAGCGGAGTCGAGGCATGAGGGCTCAGAAGACCGAGCAGTAATGGAGTCGAGGCATGGAGGTACAGGAGAACGAGTTGGAGCCGGGTCGGGGCATGAATGGTCCGGCGATCAAGCCGGAACCGAAGCCACCATGGAGGTATGGAAAGCCTTTTGTCCAAGCAGAAGGCTTGTAACGGACCAGCTGCTTGGGGAGAAGCGGCATTCTGAAAAGGAGTTGATCACTATTGAAATTGCACATTAA
- a CDS encoding thiamine phosphate synthase, with amino-acid sequence MSGYELHVITTGGQDWDTVTSIVAHIWPYVTALHIREKKRNIEDITQGIQRLLDAGVPPEKLYLNGHPSLVSEMRLGGVHLPGDSELSSIVRSYAPRLKRVGCSVHSPEEARSRAVEGADYVLFGHIYSTSSKQGLAPRGLEALRETAAGCTAPVIAIGGIQPERVGEVLTAGAAGVAVMSGIMEAKNPVDAVQRFAAVLGRSDACD; translated from the coding sequence ATGTCTGGTTATGAGCTGCATGTCATTACAACTGGCGGGCAGGACTGGGACACGGTGACCTCCATTGTCGCCCATATCTGGCCTTATGTGACAGCTCTCCACATTCGGGAGAAGAAGCGGAACATCGAGGATATCACACAGGGGATACAGCGTCTTCTAGATGCAGGCGTACCTCCCGAAAAGCTGTATCTCAACGGACATCCATCGTTGGTGTCGGAAATGAGATTAGGCGGTGTGCATCTGCCAGGAGACTCGGAGTTGAGTTCAATTGTACGTTCGTATGCTCCGAGGCTGAAACGTGTGGGCTGCTCGGTACATAGTCCGGAGGAAGCAAGAAGCAGAGCTGTAGAAGGGGCGGATTATGTCCTGTTCGGACACATCTACAGCACAAGTTCCAAACAAGGCTTAGCCCCAAGAGGGCTTGAGGCTTTGCGTGAAACGGCTGCCGGTTGCACGGCTCCAGTCATTGCCATTGGAGGGATTCAGCCGGAGCGGGTTGGTGAGGTTTTGACCGCTGGTGCTGCAGGGGTCGCTGTGATGAGTGGAATTATGGAGGCAAAGAATCCAGTGGATGCGGTACAGCGCTTTGCCGCAGTGCTGGGGAGAAGTGATGCATGTGATTGA